The following are from one region of the Paraglaciecola sp. L1A13 genome:
- the pepA gene encoding leucyl aminopeptidase: MEFSVKSGSPEKQRSACIVVGVFEPRRLTSVAEQLDEISGGYLSNLLRRGDLEGKPGQMLLLHHVPNVLSERVLLVGCGKERELDERQYKQIISKTIKTLNETGSMEAVCFLSELHVKGRDTYWRVRQAVEATQDSLYTFLQLKTKKGEPRRPLRKMVFNVPTRRELAIGERALEHGLAVSLGSKTTRDVANMPPNICNPIYLFDQAKALETQYPNLHVDSVNEKQMEQLGMHSYLAVGRGSVNESIMTIMEHKGGPADQAPIVLVGKGLTFDSGGISIKPGEAMDEMKYDMGGAAGVLGAMHTISALNLPLNVVGILAGCENMPDANAYRPGDILTTMSGQTVEVLNTDAEGRLVLCDALTYVERFDPELVIDVATLTGACVIALGRHATGVFSNHNPLAHELVNASEQSGDKAWRMPLWDEYQDQLESPFADMTNLGGRPAGAITAACFLSRFTRKYNWAHMDIAGTAWVGGKDKGSTGRPVPMLSQFLMNRAGIESED, translated from the coding sequence GTGGAATTTAGTGTAAAAAGTGGAAGCCCAGAAAAACAACGCAGCGCCTGTATCGTAGTAGGCGTATTTGAACCACGTCGTTTAACCTCAGTGGCTGAGCAATTAGACGAAATAAGTGGTGGCTACCTAAGCAACCTGCTTCGCCGTGGTGATTTAGAAGGCAAGCCTGGACAGATGCTTTTGCTACATCATGTGCCTAATGTGCTCAGCGAACGAGTATTATTAGTTGGTTGTGGTAAAGAGCGTGAACTAGACGAGCGTCAGTACAAGCAAATTATCTCTAAGACCATTAAAACCCTGAATGAAACTGGTTCAATGGAAGCGGTCTGTTTCTTATCTGAACTACATGTGAAAGGTCGTGATACATACTGGCGTGTGCGCCAGGCAGTTGAAGCCACTCAAGACTCGTTATACACATTTTTACAATTGAAAACCAAGAAAGGCGAACCACGTAGACCCTTGCGCAAAATGGTATTCAATGTTCCAACCCGTCGTGAACTGGCCATAGGCGAGCGCGCTCTAGAGCACGGCCTAGCAGTATCATTAGGCAGCAAGACCACACGTGACGTGGCCAATATGCCACCTAACATATGTAATCCTATTTATTTGTTTGATCAAGCCAAAGCACTTGAAACACAATATCCTAACCTTCATGTTGATTCTGTTAATGAAAAACAAATGGAACAACTGGGTATGCACTCATACCTAGCAGTAGGCCGCGGCTCAGTAAATGAATCGATTATGACCATAATGGAACATAAAGGCGGACCTGCAGATCAAGCACCGATTGTATTAGTCGGTAAGGGGTTAACCTTCGACTCAGGTGGTATTTCAATTAAACCAGGCGAAGCCATGGACGAAATGAAATATGATATGGGCGGCGCAGCAGGCGTATTAGGCGCGATGCATACAATCAGCGCATTAAACTTGCCATTAAACGTGGTGGGTATACTTGCCGGATGTGAAAACATGCCTGACGCAAATGCGTATCGTCCAGGCGACATATTAACCACCATGTCAGGTCAAACCGTTGAAGTGCTTAACACAGATGCCGAAGGCCGCTTGGTGTTATGTGACGCACTCACTTACGTAGAGCGTTTCGATCCAGAATTAGTCATCGATGTCGCCACCCTAACGGGGGCTTGTGTTATCGCCCTTGGCCGTCACGCTACTGGCGTTTTCAGTAACCACAACCCTTTGGCCCATGAACTGGTCAATGCATCAGAACAAAGCGGTGACAAAGCTTGGCGCATGCCGTTATGGGATGAATACCAAGATCAGCTTGAAAGCCCATTTGCCGATATGACCAATTTAGGTGGTCGCCCCGCTGGTGCTATTACTGCGGCGTGTTTCTTGTCACGCTTCACCCGCAAATACAATTGGGCTCATATGGATATCGCAGGCACCGCGTGGGTTGGTGGTAAAGATAAAGGCTCTACTGGCCGTCCCGTGCCAATGTTATCTCAGTTCTTAATGAATCGAGCTGGCATTGAGTCGGAAGATTAG
- a CDS encoding DNA polymerase III subunit chi, translating to MSKVTFYLLEQEAEISSKQPAHFALACQLAAQCFSNKQRCVVMCQSQAQAEEFDELLWQLPNDRFVPHNLTGEGPPAGTPVEICWQRPTQFNKPVLINLADDMPDFHSKFGRIFDFVPAADTLKQQARERYKHYRAAGHQLDTLPSKALLDSLAGN from the coding sequence ATGTCAAAGGTCACGTTTTACCTGCTTGAACAAGAAGCAGAAATAAGCAGCAAACAGCCAGCGCACTTCGCGCTGGCTTGTCAATTAGCGGCCCAGTGTTTTAGCAACAAACAACGCTGTGTGGTGATGTGCCAAAGCCAGGCTCAGGCTGAAGAGTTTGACGAATTACTTTGGCAATTACCCAATGATCGTTTCGTGCCGCATAATTTAACTGGCGAGGGCCCGCCAGCGGGCACTCCGGTGGAAATCTGCTGGCAGCGCCCCACTCAGTTTAACAAGCCGGTGCTTATTAACCTAGCGGATGATATGCCTGACTTTCATAGCAAATTTGGCCGCATATTCGACTTCGTACCTGCTGCTGACACACTTAAACAGCAAGCTCGGGAACGCTATAAGCATTACCGCGCCGCCGGCCATCAATTAGATACATTACCCAGTAAAGCGTTACTCGACTCGCTCGCTGGTAATTAG
- a CDS encoding valine--tRNA ligase: protein MDKTFSPQNIEQQCYQSWEDKGYFKASGKGQPYCILLPPPNVTGSLHMGHGFQQTIMDTLTRYHRMKGDNTLWQCGTDHAGIATQMVVERQLNAQGKTRHDLGREAFVDKIWDWKKESGGNITQQMRRLGTSPDWDREVFTMDDDLSEAVNEVFVRLHEEGLIYRGKRLVNWDPVLHTAVSDLEVLSEEENGFMWHMRYPLADGSGELIVATTRPETMLGDTAVAVHPDDERYQSFIGKSIKLPITGRLIPIIADDYVEQDFGTGCVKITPAHDFNDYDMGKRHNLEVINILTDDAKINEVAPEKYRGLDRFDARKQIVADLDATGVLVKIEDHKLKVPRGDRSGSVIEPYLTDQWYVAVKELAQPAIDAVKSGEIKFVPENWDKTYYQWMNNIQDWCISRQLWWGHRIPAWYDDNGKIYVGRTEAEVREKNALDASVNLRQDEDVLDTWFSSALWPFATMGWPKKTPELDTFVPSAVLVTGFDIIFFWVARMIMMTKKFTGQIPFKEIYITGLIRDEQGDKMSKSKGNVIDPIDLIDGISIDDLVAKRTSGMMQPKLAAKIEKNTRKSYPEGFAAYGTDALRFTFAAMASTSRDISFDVKRVEGYRNFCNKLWNASRFVLMNAEDQDTGANGGDMDLSLADKWILARFQQTLKDFEDALTAYRFDIAANLIYEFTWNQFCDWYLELSKPVLNSEISTEAQKRGTRHTLVNVLESILRLAHPIMPFITEEIWQRVAPLCGINADSIMTQPFPEQDASLRDQDTLAEMEWIKSVIVGIRNIRGEMDISPNKPLSILLRNASAQDWQRLQTSREFLGALAKLESVELLQAEEEAPASATALVGEMEILIPMAGLIDKDAELARINKALAKIEADFGRTQGKLGNEKFVSNAPAAVIDKEKAKLDDFSMQIKKLKEQKQTIENL, encoded by the coding sequence ATGGATAAAACATTTAGCCCACAAAATATTGAACAGCAATGTTACCAGTCGTGGGAAGATAAAGGCTATTTTAAAGCCAGCGGCAAAGGCCAACCTTATTGCATCTTGTTGCCTCCCCCAAACGTGACAGGTAGCCTGCATATGGGCCATGGTTTCCAACAAACCATTATGGATACCCTGACTCGATATCACCGCATGAAAGGCGACAATACATTATGGCAGTGTGGTACTGACCATGCTGGCATCGCGACTCAAATGGTAGTTGAACGCCAATTAAACGCCCAAGGTAAGACTCGTCATGACTTAGGTCGTGAGGCATTCGTCGACAAAATTTGGGACTGGAAGAAAGAATCCGGGGGTAATATTACCCAACAAATGCGTCGCCTAGGCACTTCGCCAGATTGGGATCGTGAAGTATTCACCATGGACGACGACCTATCTGAAGCGGTAAACGAAGTATTTGTGCGTTTGCATGAAGAAGGATTAATTTACCGTGGTAAACGTTTGGTTAACTGGGACCCCGTGTTACACACCGCCGTATCCGATCTAGAAGTACTTAGCGAAGAAGAAAACGGTTTCATGTGGCATATGCGCTATCCGTTAGCAGATGGCAGCGGTGAGCTCATTGTGGCCACCACACGCCCTGAAACTATGTTGGGGGACACCGCCGTTGCCGTGCACCCAGATGATGAACGTTATCAAAGCTTTATCGGAAAATCGATTAAGTTGCCCATTACTGGTCGCTTAATTCCCATCATTGCTGATGATTACGTCGAACAAGACTTTGGTACTGGCTGTGTGAAAATCACGCCGGCGCATGACTTCAACGATTACGATATGGGTAAACGTCATAATCTTGAGGTCATTAACATTCTTACCGACGACGCTAAAATTAATGAAGTAGCGCCTGAAAAATATCGCGGTCTGGATCGTTTCGACGCACGTAAGCAAATAGTAGCCGACCTAGATGCCACTGGTGTACTGGTTAAAATCGAAGATCATAAATTAAAAGTGCCACGTGGTGATCGCTCAGGGTCTGTTATCGAACCATACCTAACAGATCAGTGGTACGTAGCAGTCAAAGAGCTCGCTCAACCTGCCATTGATGCAGTGAAAAGTGGCGAAATAAAATTTGTGCCTGAAAATTGGGATAAAACCTATTACCAATGGATGAACAACATTCAAGACTGGTGTATTTCTCGTCAGCTTTGGTGGGGACACCGCATTCCGGCTTGGTATGACGACAACGGCAAAATATACGTAGGTCGCACTGAAGCCGAAGTTCGAGAGAAGAACGCGCTCGATGCTAGCGTAAACTTACGTCAAGACGAAGATGTACTCGATACTTGGTTTTCTTCAGCACTTTGGCCATTTGCGACTATGGGCTGGCCGAAGAAAACACCTGAACTAGATACCTTTGTGCCCAGTGCAGTGTTGGTAACCGGCTTCGATATCATTTTTTTCTGGGTCGCCAGAATGATAATGATGACTAAAAAGTTCACCGGACAAATTCCCTTTAAAGAGATTTACATCACAGGCCTTATTCGCGACGAGCAAGGCGATAAGATGTCTAAGTCAAAAGGTAATGTTATCGACCCAATCGATTTGATTGATGGTATTAGCATTGACGACTTAGTTGCCAAGCGTACCTCAGGTATGATGCAGCCCAAACTCGCAGCAAAAATTGAAAAGAACACGCGTAAAAGCTATCCAGAAGGATTCGCTGCATATGGTACCGATGCGTTACGTTTTACCTTTGCTGCGATGGCGTCCACTAGTCGAGACATTAGCTTCGACGTGAAGCGTGTTGAAGGCTACCGCAATTTCTGTAATAAATTATGGAATGCATCGCGTTTTGTATTGATGAATGCTGAAGATCAAGACACCGGCGCAAATGGCGGCGACATGGACCTTAGCCTAGCGGATAAATGGATTTTGGCGCGCTTCCAGCAAACCTTGAAAGACTTTGAAGACGCGTTAACGGCCTATCGTTTTGATATCGCAGCTAATCTTATTTACGAGTTCACTTGGAACCAATTCTGTGACTGGTATTTAGAATTGTCTAAGCCGGTACTGAATTCAGAAATCAGCACCGAGGCACAAAAACGCGGCACTCGGCACACGTTAGTGAACGTGCTTGAAAGCATTCTTCGTTTAGCGCATCCCATTATGCCCTTTATCACTGAAGAAATTTGGCAACGTGTGGCACCTTTATGCGGCATCAATGCAGATAGCATAATGACGCAACCCTTCCCTGAGCAAGACGCATCATTGCGTGACCAAGACACGCTTGCTGAAATGGAATGGATAAAAAGTGTGATCGTGGGTATTCGTAATATCCGCGGTGAAATGGACATATCACCAAATAAGCCATTAAGCATATTATTGCGTAACGCTAGCGCACAAGATTGGCAACGTCTGCAAACTAGTCGCGAATTCTTAGGGGCATTAGCCAAGTTAGAAAGCGTTGAGTTGCTACAGGCCGAAGAGGAAGCACCGGCCAGCGCCACAGCGTTAGTAGGGGAAATGGAAATTTTAATTCCCATGGCTGGCTTAATTGATAAGGATGCAGAACTTGCTCGCATCAATAAAGCATTAGCTAAAATTGAAGCTGACTTCGGGCGTACGCAAGGTAAACTGGGTAACGAGAAATTTGTTAGCAACGCACCAGCTGCGGTCATTGATAAAGAGAAAGCTAAACTTGATGACTTCAGTATGCAAATAAAAAAGTTAAAAGAACAAAAGCAAACAATCGAAAATTTGTAA
- a CDS encoding bifunctional UDP-sugar hydrolase/5'-nucleotidase, translating to MVFINIIKPVSAAVPANQHVSIIYASDMPVIDLPKVGGYPELASALHAYRNQENTSTFFLFGGDSLAPSPLSSLDRGTHIIDILNSLEPDAMAVSKREFSYFEDELSLRSYEAAFPIVASNVYDKRSEANVDGLLDTTIVEQRGVKIGVISVLENSAISDYLLKHVVIRDPQAAIEESAQLLRQQNADIVVLMYSDYFPFIDQLLDNKIVDLTLTTSPELTKLSDEIMPTHSHAVVLSKLNHLAEVTIDFNNKLAAAPSITWNDKELSSFPTDPIVEGQVKGYISRLNRLLNRPIATVTEDFQTLRSSVRTQENAFANAIADTLRKFANADIALINGGNIRGNRSYVKGQRLTRRDIAEELPFRSKVTVLNISGQQLKQALENGISAVKQVRGRFPHFSGMKVTYDLTKASGERITSIKIANKPIQPSKIYKFATTDYLADGGDGYTVLEECPKISLGYLDPPMIADIFIDSIQERNTLGPSLDARLVNINESR from the coding sequence ATGGTGTTCATTAACATCATCAAACCAGTGTCAGCCGCTGTACCTGCAAATCAACACGTTTCGATTATATATGCCTCCGATATGCCCGTCATCGACTTACCAAAGGTGGGCGGCTATCCTGAACTCGCTAGTGCATTACATGCGTACCGTAACCAAGAAAATACCAGTACATTTTTTCTGTTTGGCGGGGATAGCCTCGCCCCGAGCCCGCTTTCATCACTTGACCGTGGCACGCATATTATAGATATACTCAACAGCTTAGAGCCCGATGCGATGGCGGTAAGTAAACGAGAATTTAGTTACTTTGAAGATGAATTATCTCTGCGATCATATGAAGCTGCCTTTCCCATTGTTGCCAGTAATGTCTATGATAAACGCAGTGAAGCCAACGTAGATGGTTTGCTAGATACCACTATTGTTGAGCAACGAGGAGTGAAAATAGGCGTTATCTCAGTTTTAGAGAATAGCGCCATTAGCGATTACTTACTTAAGCATGTGGTGATAAGGGACCCCCAAGCCGCTATTGAAGAATCTGCACAATTATTGCGGCAACAGAACGCCGATATTGTGGTACTGATGTACTCGGATTATTTCCCCTTTATTGACCAATTATTAGATAACAAAATAGTCGATTTAACGTTAACCACAAGCCCCGAGTTGACAAAATTATCAGACGAAATAATGCCTACACACTCTCACGCTGTGGTGCTTAGTAAGCTCAACCATTTGGCTGAAGTAACCATTGATTTTAATAACAAACTTGCTGCTGCGCCATCGATTACTTGGAACGACAAAGAACTGTCTAGCTTCCCCACGGATCCAATCGTCGAAGGTCAGGTCAAAGGCTATATTTCTCGCTTAAATCGTTTGTTAAATCGGCCTATCGCGACTGTTACTGAAGATTTTCAAACATTACGAAGCAGCGTGCGCACACAAGAGAATGCCTTTGCTAATGCGATAGCGGACACATTACGAAAATTCGCTAATGCTGATATCGCATTGATTAATGGCGGCAATATTCGTGGTAATCGCTCTTATGTTAAGGGGCAACGACTCACCCGACGCGATATTGCCGAAGAATTACCTTTTAGAAGCAAAGTAACGGTATTAAATATTAGCGGTCAGCAACTCAAACAAGCTCTTGAAAATGGCATTAGTGCTGTTAAACAAGTGCGTGGTCGCTTTCCGCATTTTTCGGGTATGAAAGTTACGTATGACTTAACAAAAGCGAGCGGTGAACGAATCACGTCCATTAAAATTGCTAATAAACCTATTCAGCCCTCCAAGATATACAAGTTTGCCACTACAGATTATTTAGCTGATGGGGGGGATGGTTATACCGTATTAGAAGAATGTCCTAAAATTTCTTTGGGCTATCTAGATCCACCCATGATTGCAGATATATTCATTGATAGTATTCAAGAGCGGAACACTTTAGGCCCCTCGTTGGACGCACGATTAGTCAATATTAATGAATCAAGATAG
- a CDS encoding diguanylate cyclase codes for MARISLSTVFAVAFISIFAIFISVTLLAYSRLSDFREILDGIANKSLPHVVFSEQVNSHITTLTTISDGLSYADSEPALRIAKGSVNKKISDIRSLAQRQGNTQYLDFHLNAIESEILELETLASHRIKLAKKLAAQEQTLYALNNRVVKMTTATSLAERDIQILQRWRAAIFEAIALASNAANLSRLQTIRQSSFKITEITQALYEKAPELSDKQRAKMLAVEDELNRIVLSEQGIFSLKISLLRLSGRVIGRGNFIRSLISDYSRLLNFKSYQMSDSLITQTRHTSMRIKDQIENVALYVVGALILLLLIVFFIQNRVVRRLVKLNMVVQDRANGLSNSTRISGNDEISDIADTIDYFATTIEQQKKALQQLSLLDGLTAIPNRRALDERLEHELKLATREKWPLSMLMVDVDFFKPYNDNYGHITGDTALVAIAQILAQVANRSGDFVARYGGEEFVFILPNTDRTGAMKVADILLHAVREAQLEHRYSPKAKYITVSIGVATCQQGCTKDADDIQRLADRALYTAKQNGRDQAIHYADTIDS; via the coding sequence ATGGCTCGAATTTCGTTGAGTACAGTATTTGCAGTCGCCTTTATTAGTATCTTTGCGATCTTTATCAGTGTGACGCTCTTAGCGTATTCACGTCTGAGCGATTTTCGCGAAATTCTAGACGGTATAGCCAATAAATCCTTACCCCATGTGGTCTTTTCAGAGCAAGTTAATAGCCATATAACTACACTAACTACGATTAGCGATGGCCTAAGTTACGCCGATTCAGAGCCTGCTTTACGTATTGCAAAAGGTAGCGTAAATAAAAAAATAAGTGACATTCGGTCGCTTGCTCAGCGTCAAGGCAATACGCAGTATTTAGACTTTCATTTAAATGCCATTGAAAGCGAAATACTCGAACTTGAAACCCTCGCTTCGCATCGCATTAAACTCGCCAAAAAACTAGCTGCTCAAGAACAGACTTTGTATGCGCTAAATAATCGTGTCGTGAAAATGACAACGGCGACATCCCTTGCTGAGCGTGATATTCAGATACTTCAACGCTGGAGGGCGGCGATATTCGAAGCAATCGCTTTGGCTAGTAATGCAGCGAATTTATCAAGGCTGCAAACCATACGCCAATCTTCATTTAAAATAACTGAGATCACGCAGGCACTGTACGAAAAGGCACCTGAGCTTTCAGACAAACAACGCGCAAAGATGCTAGCCGTAGAGGATGAACTTAATCGTATCGTACTGAGTGAACAAGGGATTTTTTCTTTAAAAATCAGTTTACTGCGTTTATCTGGTCGCGTGATCGGTCGGGGAAACTTTATACGTAGTTTAATTAGCGATTACTCACGCTTGCTTAACTTTAAGTCGTATCAAATGAGTGATTCACTCATTACCCAAACTCGCCACACGTCAATGCGTATTAAAGACCAAATCGAAAATGTGGCTTTGTATGTTGTCGGCGCTTTAATACTCTTGTTGCTCATCGTATTTTTTATTCAAAACCGTGTGGTACGTCGCCTCGTCAAATTAAATATGGTGGTACAAGATCGAGCGAATGGCTTGAGTAATTCAACTCGCATTTCTGGTAATGACGAAATATCGGATATTGCCGATACAATTGATTACTTTGCAACAACAATTGAGCAGCAAAAAAAGGCCTTGCAACAATTGTCGTTGCTTGATGGTCTGACAGCGATACCCAATCGTCGAGCCTTAGATGAGCGACTAGAGCATGAGCTTAAACTAGCCACGCGTGAAAAATGGCCGTTGTCGATGTTGATGGTCGATGTTGATTTTTTCAAACCTTACAACGACAACTATGGGCATATCACGGGTGATACCGCATTAGTAGCAATAGCACAAATTTTAGCGCAGGTGGCAAATCGTAGCGGTGATTTTGTCGCACGGTATGGGGGCGAAGAATTTGTATTTATCTTGCCCAATACTGATAGAACAGGCGCAATGAAAGTTGCCGATATACTTTTACACGCCGTTCGCGAGGCACAACTTGAGCATCGCTATAGCCCTAAAGCAAAATATATTACTGTCAGTATTGGGGTAGCAACCTGCCAACAAGGTTGCACAAAAGATGCTGATGATATTCAGCGTTTAGCCGATCGTGCTTTATATACGGCCAAGCAAAATGGCCGCGATCAAGCCATTCATTATGCCGATACCATAGATAGTTAA
- a CDS encoding DUF3016 domain-containing protein, whose amino-acid sequence MKKLAAVMFTGVAFMMSTPAYSQAKVEVTWQNPDKYTDVRPSNESRTRFKERTFKVLEEYLVELAEVLPDDQTLKITVTNLDLAGQVWPASFVGLGQSASDVRLIKRIDIPRIAFNYELLNSNGEIFKQGEQNLKDMSFQDRHNPFFSSENLRYEKNMLRMWFEDQFRQEIEASKPATTTG is encoded by the coding sequence ATGAAAAAATTAGCTGCCGTTATGTTTACAGGCGTCGCGTTTATGATGTCGACCCCGGCTTACAGTCAAGCAAAAGTCGAAGTCACTTGGCAAAATCCTGATAAATATACCGATGTTCGACCTTCAAACGAATCTCGTACTCGGTTTAAAGAGCGAACATTCAAAGTGTTAGAAGAATACTTAGTGGAGCTGGCTGAAGTATTACCTGATGACCAAACACTAAAAATTACCGTGACTAACCTCGATTTAGCGGGGCAGGTTTGGCCTGCGTCTTTTGTCGGGTTAGGGCAAAGCGCAAGCGATGTACGCTTGATTAAAAGGATCGATATTCCACGAATCGCATTTAATTATGAATTGCTCAATAGCAATGGTGAAATATTTAAACAGGGTGAGCAAAACCTGAAAGATATGTCATTTCAAGACCGCCATAATCCGTTTTTTTCATCAGAGAATTTACGCTATGAAAAAAACATGCTGCGTATGTGGTTTGAAGACCAATTTCGCCAAGAAATCGAAGCCTCTAAACCCGCCACAACGACAGGCTAA
- a CDS encoding ATP-binding protein — translation MKAVFTLQARAGLGLAIVRRIRQWHGGDCWLQDSSLGGVKFVLRYPRHNT, via the coding sequence ATGAAAGCCGTATTCACGCTTCAGGCGCGCGCAGGGCTAGGTTTAGCGATCGTTAGGCGCATTCGACAGTGGCACGGAGGTGACTGCTGGCTACAAGACTCTTCTTTAGGTGGGGTAAAATTTGTATTGCGTTATCCCCGTCACAATACTTAA
- the ccoG gene encoding cytochrome c oxidase accessory protein CcoG has translation MSDRIPVKDISPVQVHRPDKSKQSDSYTPRNRIYVRAVKGVLENFRRFFGLVFLSIFAALPWLKYEGSQAILLDIGAQRFQIFGLTLWPQDLTLLAWIFIVAAFALFFVTTFAGRVWCGFMCPQTTWTFIYIWFEEKIEGSRNKRIKLDERKMDVDKFIRKTLKHIAWVSVALLTSLSFVGYFTPIGALFVDFFTFSSGFWATMCVLFFAVCTYGNAAYMREIMCTHICPYARFQSAMFDKDTFTVAYDANRGEQRGPRPRKNDREQNAAKGLGDCIDCNLCVQVCPTGIDIRNGLQYECINCGACVDACNGVMEKMNYPKGLISFTSETQLAGGKTKIMRPKLMGYAVVLVLMSALLVFELLSRVPLEVDIIRDRNALYRETNDGLIENVYTLKILNKSQHTQHFDISVNGLDGYKYIGDKSVTVMGGEVYNLPISIAIDPYKLEKPVTAFTFTIQSQEDKEAVMEQTSKFLYR, from the coding sequence ATGAGTGACCGCATTCCCGTAAAAGATATCTCTCCTGTTCAGGTTCATCGTCCTGATAAAAGCAAGCAAAGCGATAGCTATACGCCTCGTAATCGTATCTACGTGCGCGCTGTTAAAGGCGTATTAGAGAACTTTAGGCGCTTTTTTGGTTTGGTTTTTCTATCTATATTTGCCGCTCTTCCGTGGTTAAAATATGAAGGTAGCCAAGCAATTTTATTGGATATCGGCGCACAGCGCTTCCAAATTTTTGGGCTGACTTTATGGCCTCAGGATTTAACGCTGCTAGCCTGGATTTTTATTGTTGCAGCATTCGCGCTGTTCTTTGTTACTACGTTTGCCGGACGTGTCTGGTGTGGGTTTATGTGTCCGCAAACCACTTGGACTTTTATCTATATTTGGTTTGAAGAGAAAATAGAAGGCAGTCGAAATAAGCGTATCAAGCTTGATGAACGCAAGATGGACGTCGACAAGTTTATCCGTAAAACCCTAAAGCATATTGCATGGGTCAGTGTTGCGCTGCTGACATCACTTTCCTTTGTAGGATATTTCACTCCCATTGGCGCTCTGTTTGTAGATTTTTTCACTTTTTCATCAGGCTTTTGGGCCACTATGTGCGTACTATTTTTTGCTGTATGTACTTATGGTAACGCCGCATATATGCGTGAAATCATGTGTACCCACATCTGCCCTTATGCGCGTTTTCAATCTGCCATGTTCGATAAAGACACCTTTACCGTAGCCTATGATGCGAATCGCGGTGAACAGCGTGGTCCTCGTCCACGTAAAAATGATCGTGAACAAAATGCAGCAAAAGGGTTAGGTGATTGTATTGACTGCAACCTTTGCGTGCAGGTGTGTCCAACGGGAATAGATATCCGCAATGGACTGCAATATGAATGCATTAACTGCGGAGCCTGCGTGGATGCATGTAATGGCGTAATGGAAAAAATGAACTATCCAAAAGGTCTCATTAGCTTCACTTCTGAGACTCAGTTGGCAGGTGGAAAAACTAAAATAATGCGCCCTAAATTAATGGGGTACGCTGTCGTTCTGGTATTAATGAGTGCCTTACTTGTATTTGAATTGTTAAGTCGGGTACCGCTAGAGGTGGACATTATTCGCGATCGAAATGCGCTATATCGTGAAACTAATGATGGCTTAATCGAAAATGTTTACACCCTGAAAATTTTAAATAAGTCACAACACACTCAGCATTTTGATATCTCTGTTAATGGCCTAGACGGCTATAAATATATCGGCGATAAAAGCGTGACGGTAATGGGCGGCGAGGTATACAACTTGCCTATTAGTATCGCTATAGATCCATACAAATTGGAAAAACCAGTGACCGCATTCACCTTTACAATACAGTCACAAGAAGACAAAGAAGCGGTTATGGAACAAACCTCTAAGTTCTTGTATCGCTAG